The Puniceicoccus vermicola genomic sequence ATGAAGGCCCAAGTGTAGAGATGGAACCCCATCACGGGGGTCCCGTAGCCCGGATCCGTCGAGCTGGCAATATGGAGGACGATCTGGCGGGTGGAGATCGATCCTCCGAGCATTGCGGCTATGATCGTCATGCCAAAGAATTTGACTCGAACGCCGTGGAGAATCACGAGGCAGGGGCCGATCGCCGCGAGGGACATCCCCATCCGCTGTAGGTAACAGAGGGGGCAGGGGATTTCTTCGAATATGAACTGAATCCCGAAGGCCCCGAGAAGAACTCCCATCAGGACGAGAACGTAAAGGTGCGCGAGGTAGTAGGTGAGGCGAGCGTTGGTCATCGTACCGAGTCTAGAGGTTGATCTGCAAGGTATCCGTCGAATGGTGAAGAAAGAGAATCACCATGAGGATGAACGTGACGATGAACAGAACGTCGACGAGACCTTTCGGGGACCGGGTCGCCGCAAAGAGCGTGGCGAGGAGAAAGAGGAAGATCAGAGCGGCCATAGGTTGGTAGGGAGGGTTTACGCGAAATGAGTGAATGCCGAATTTCTGAAGGGATCATGCAAATTAGGACGAGATTGGCAATATCCCGAATTCGCCGAGAATCCCGCCTTTGGAAGTCTCCGTAGGTTTGTGCGCGGGATTCTCCTTTTTGGGCATCTAAGGAACCTCCTTTGAACTCAACTCTTCTCTATCTCTTAGATGAGAGTAAAGCTTATCCATGATGGTCAAAACAGGGATTATACGGAAGCGCCATTCGTTGTGACCAAGGTTCTGTTTGAACTCATTTTCGACGAAAATTCACAGTCGGAGCATTCTCGGTCCTTGTGTGCTTTTCGCGGTATCCGGCCGGTGGCGGGCCTCTACATCACTGGCGATTTACTTTGGGGTAGATGATCCCAGGGCGGGTATTGGCCAGTCGAACATACGGATGCTTCGAAATAGTTCCGAGGCGCTGTAGAATTCATACGGTCTCAAAAACGGGCTAAAGGATCTTCGAATGGATGTTGTCTGGTGTCGAAGCTCTGCCCGGTTAAAGGGGGAGGAAGGCTCCGAAGCTTATATTCTCAGGGGTTCTGATCTTTCCGGAGAAATCCC encodes the following:
- a CDS encoding disulfide bond formation protein B, encoding MTNARLTYYLAHLYVLVLMGVLLGAFGIQFIFEEIPCPLCYLQRMGMSLAAIGPCLVILHGVRVKFFGMTIIAAMLGGSISTRQIVLHIASSTDPGYGTPVMGFHLYTWAFIVFAVMVAVCGLHLWTLKEGETYRPTKLSTFSKCVLGLFALILLANVVSVFFEAGWNWFLPGNPTEYHLLH
- a CDS encoding DUF5993 family protein, which gives rise to MAALIFLFLLATLFAATRSPKGLVDVLFIVTFILMVILFLHHSTDTLQINL